In a single window of the Thermodesulfobacteriota bacterium genome:
- the priA gene encoding primosomal protein N' — MFSTPNTPTPIDVPVNGCVDVAVCLPVFSTYTYRVPADLAAQAVPGKRVTVPFGKRSATGYILGPAGETPDGEIKPILEILDILPLFPDAMTGFFRWIADYYLYPLGETIKNALPAATGAKATSRVTKKNRDAVGEVIAPDTPPELTLQQRQVVTDVAARIGDGFYSCLLAGVTGSGKTEVYMRLAEAALEKDRDALILVPEIALIVQAERRFKARFGDRIAVLHSSLSATERRNQWMRIVRGEVRLAIGTRSAIFAPLPSPGVIIVDEEHDTSYKQENGLRYNARDLALVRGKQSGAVVVLGSATPSMQSVYNAATGKFSAVYSLDTRINNQPLPEITVVDLRRYEDRRGLERFITDELRQAMQETLAAGNQVLLFLNRRGFASFPVCAACGQAVKCKNCDITMTLHRAGNAYRCHFCGFSRPLTAGCAQCGSTSIKQLGLGTEKVEEAVRKLFPEAAVDRLDRDTTVRKGSVARILKDVRKGKTDILIGTQMVAKGHDFPGITLIGIICADMSLNFPDFRAGEVTFQLLAQVAGRAGRGNDPGRVIMQTYNPDHFSIQTARMQDVSAFYEKEIAFRRQLSYPPYARLVQLRISGGDSDKTRAQAQLAGQRCAILKQSDLARFGSVEILGPAEAPIYRLAGRFRWQILLKARSANVLNGFVASLLTESGAAIRQHGVRLVVDVDPYVMM; from the coding sequence ACGTTCCGGTCAACGGCTGTGTTGACGTGGCGGTCTGCCTGCCGGTCTTCAGCACCTATACCTATCGGGTGCCGGCCGATCTGGCCGCGCAGGCGGTGCCGGGGAAACGGGTGACGGTTCCTTTCGGCAAGCGTTCCGCCACCGGCTATATTCTCGGTCCGGCTGGAGAAACGCCGGACGGTGAGATCAAGCCCATCCTGGAGATCCTGGACATCCTGCCCCTTTTCCCGGACGCCATGACCGGGTTTTTCCGCTGGATCGCCGACTATTACCTCTACCCCCTGGGGGAAACCATCAAGAACGCCCTGCCGGCGGCAACCGGCGCCAAAGCCACCAGCCGGGTCACAAAGAAAAACCGGGACGCTGTTGGCGAGGTCATTGCCCCGGACACTCCGCCGGAGCTGACGCTTCAACAGCGGCAGGTGGTCACGGACGTGGCCGCGCGGATCGGCGACGGTTTCTATTCCTGCCTGCTGGCCGGCGTCACCGGCAGCGGTAAAACCGAGGTCTACATGCGCCTGGCCGAAGCCGCCCTGGAAAAGGACCGCGACGCGCTGATCCTGGTGCCGGAAATCGCCCTTATTGTCCAGGCGGAACGACGATTCAAAGCGCGTTTCGGAGACCGGATCGCGGTTCTCCACAGCAGCCTCTCGGCCACCGAGCGCCGCAACCAGTGGATGCGGATCGTCCGTGGAGAAGTCCGCCTGGCCATCGGCACCCGCTCGGCCATCTTCGCGCCGCTCCCGTCACCGGGAGTGATCATCGTCGACGAGGAACACGACACCTCCTACAAACAGGAGAACGGCCTGCGCTACAATGCCCGGGACCTGGCCCTGGTGAGGGGAAAGCAGTCCGGCGCGGTGGTGGTTCTCGGTTCGGCCACGCCTTCCATGCAGTCGGTTTACAATGCCGCTACCGGTAAGTTTTCCGCCGTCTATTCCCTGGACACGCGTATCAACAATCAGCCGCTGCCCGAGATCACGGTGGTGGACCTGCGCCGGTATGAGGACCGGCGTGGCCTGGAGAGGTTCATTACCGATGAACTGAGGCAGGCCATGCAGGAGACCCTGGCCGCGGGCAACCAGGTGCTGCTGTTTTTAAACCGCCGCGGGTTCGCCAGTTTTCCGGTCTGCGCCGCCTGCGGTCAGGCCGTTAAATGCAAAAATTGCGACATTACCATGACCCTGCACCGGGCCGGCAACGCCTATCGCTGCCACTTCTGCGGGTTTTCCCGGCCGCTGACGGCCGGGTGCGCCCAGTGCGGTTCCACGTCCATAAAACAGCTCGGCCTGGGAACGGAAAAGGTGGAGGAGGCTGTCCGCAAACTTTTTCCCGAGGCGGCCGTGGACCGGCTGGACCGGGATACCACCGTCCGCAAAGGCTCCGTGGCCCGGATATTAAAGGATGTCAGAAAGGGGAAAACCGACATTCTCATCGGCACCCAGATGGTCGCCAAGGGGCACGATTTTCCCGGTATCACCCTGATCGGCATTATCTGCGCCGATATGTCCCTCAATTTTCCCGACTTCCGGGCCGGGGAGGTGACCTTTCAGCTGCTGGCCCAGGTGGCGGGCCGGGCCGGCCGGGGAAACGATCCCGGCCGGGTTATCATGCAGACCTACAACCCCGACCATTTCAGTATCCAGACGGCCCGGATGCAGGACGTGTCGGCTTTTTATGAGAAGGAGATCGCCTTCCGGAGGCAATTGTCCTATCCGCCTTATGCCCGACTGGTTCAGCTCCGCATTTCGGGCGGCGACAGCGATAAAACCAGGGCCCAGGCCCAGCTGGCCGGACAACGGTGCGCCATACTCAAACAAAGTGATTTGGCCCGGTTCGGCTCGGTGGAGATCCTCGGGCCGGCCGAAGCGCCTATTTACCGGCTGGCCGGCCGGTTCCGGTGGCAGATTCTGTTAAAGGCCCGCTCCGCCAACGTGCTCAACGGATTTGTGGCCTCCCTGCTCACTGAAAGCGGCGCCGCCATCCGCCAGCATGGGGTTCGCCTGGTGGTGGATGTTGACCCTTATGTCATGATGTAG
- a CDS encoding metallophosphoesterase, whose translation MRIAVMSDTHDQIPNLRRAIAEIRTADCGLIIHCGDFVAPFMLKELEASGLPVHGVFGNNDGDQYLLTRHSLTLYRNITLHGHFGQVDAGGRRIAFMHDGVVADDIAAAGRFDVVCYGHYHVYAQRKIGKTLVVNPGEMLGKDDVPGFCIVDTETLEPRRVTLA comes from the coding sequence ATGCGCATAGCCGTCATGAGCGATACCCATGACCAGATTCCCAATCTCCGCCGGGCCATTGCCGAAATCCGGACCGCCGACTGCGGCCTGATCATTCACTGCGGAGATTTCGTGGCGCCGTTCATGTTAAAGGAACTGGAGGCGTCCGGGCTGCCGGTTCACGGTGTTTTCGGCAACAACGACGGGGATCAGTATCTGCTGACCCGGCATTCCCTGACCCTTTACCGGAACATCACCCTGCACGGCCATTTCGGGCAGGTGGATGCCGGCGGACGCCGCATCGCTTTTATGCATGACGGCGTGGTCGCCGACGACATTGCCGCCGCCGGCCGCTTTGATGTGGTATGCTATGGCCACTATCATGTGTACGCCCAACGGAAAATCGGGAAAACCCTGGTGGTGAATCCCGGAGAAATGCTGGGCAAGGACGATGTGCCGGGCTTCTGTATCGTGGATACGGAAACCCTGGAGCCCCGGCGGGTGACCCTGGCCTGA
- a CDS encoding DUF1573 domain-containing protein: protein MTSETMKKVGPAVTLPAITAPSSDAAKEAAAPVTEKDRKAVTPPPEAAVSAPPTGRPIAIVENTLYTFPAVMEGEEVVHDFAFRNAGDAPLIIEQVNAG from the coding sequence ATGACGTCCGAAACAATGAAGAAGGTCGGTCCGGCGGTGACCCTTCCGGCGATTACCGCGCCCTCATCCGACGCGGCCAAGGAGGCTGCCGCGCCGGTCACGGAAAAGGACCGGAAGGCCGTCACGCCGCCTCCGGAAGCAGCCGTTAGCGCACCCCCGACCGGTCGGCCCATCGCGATCGTTGAAAACACCCTCTACACTTTTCCCGCGGTTATGGAGGGGGAAGAAGTGGTGCATGATTTCGCCTTTCGAAACGCGGGAGATGCCCCGCTGATTATCGAACAGGTCAACGCCGGGTGA
- a CDS encoding HAD family hydrolase: MSPIKIVAFDCDGVLFDTVEANRAYYNCILARMDLPALTDEQFLYVQMHTVEEALIYLCGAENLAQAHAHRRQVSYLPFISHMKKAPFLEDLLDRLSGRMHTAIATNRSNTMNRVLEEHGLADRFELVVTALDVMRPKPAPEQLLKILDFFNARPDEMMYVGDSSLDEMAARSAQVPFIAFNNTALSADYHVTGMREVGAILGLE; encoded by the coding sequence ATGTCACCCATTAAAATCGTTGCCTTTGACTGCGACGGGGTCCTGTTTGACACGGTTGAGGCCAACCGGGCTTACTATAATTGCATTCTGGCCCGGATGGATCTGCCGGCGCTGACGGATGAACAGTTTCTTTATGTTCAGATGCACACGGTGGAGGAGGCCCTGATCTATCTTTGCGGCGCGGAAAACCTGGCCCAGGCCCATGCCCATCGCCGGCAGGTCAGTTATCTGCCGTTTATTTCACACATGAAGAAAGCACCGTTTCTGGAGGATCTGCTGGACCGCCTGTCCGGCCGGATGCATACGGCCATCGCCACCAACCGTTCCAACACCATGAACCGGGTGCTGGAGGAGCACGGCCTGGCTGACCGGTTCGAACTGGTGGTGACGGCCCTGGACGTGATGCGCCCCAAACCGGCGCCGGAGCAGCTTTTAAAAATTCTGGACTTTTTTAACGCCCGACCTGACGAGATGATGTACGTGGGGGACTCGTCTCTGGATGAAATGGCGGCCCGGTCGGCCCAGGTTCCCTTTATCGCCTTTAACAACACCGCCTTGTCCGCGGACTATCATGTCACGGGCATGCGGGAGGTCGGGGCGATTCTGGGGCTGGAATAA